The region GCGAGCTCGAGCGGGCCGCGCATGGCGGCGCCGGGGATCGGAGCGGGCGCCTCGGGCATGCATCGGGCGGCACGGTGCGAGGCAGGCGGCGTGCGTTCGTCGGCAGGGGCGCGACCGGTTGGAGAAACCTCTTCAGGAACACGTTGCAGGCAACCGCCAACCCGCCGAGAATCGCCCCGACGGGCATTTCATGCGCGGAACGTTTCCGCGCCGGCGCCCGCCGGCGCGTACGTCACGCCGCGACGAGCGCGACGACTTCGTCGAGCGTCGGCGCGTGCGCGCCCGTGTGCCGGCACGCCGCCGCGCCCGCCGCGAGCGCGAACGACAGATGCGCGCGCCAGCCGCGCGCCGGCACCGTCATCAGGCTGAACAGCAGGCCGCCGATCGTCGCGTCGCCCGCGCCGACCGTATCGGCCACCTCGATGCGCGGCGGCCGTGCGTCGATCGTCTCGCCGCCCGCGTAGAGCGTCGCCGTGTCCGGCCCGCGCGTGACGAGCAGCGCCGCGCGCGGGTTGAGCGCGCGCAGCCGCGCGATCGCGCTCGCTTCGTCGTCGCCCGCGAACAGGTGGCGCAGATCTTCGTCGGACACCTTGATCAGATCGGCGAGTTCGGCCATCCTCGCGAGCGTCGGCCGGTAGCTGTCCGTCATCAGATTCCGGTAGTTCGGATCGAAGCTGATCTTCACGCCCGCTTCGCGCAGCTCGGCGGCGAGCGCGACGAGCGTCGACGCGAGCGGCTCGCGCACGAGGCTGATGCAGCCGAAATGCGCCCACTTCACGTGCTCGCGCCAGCCGTCGGGCAGCCGCTGCGGATCGAAGGCGAGATCGGCGCTGTTCTCGCCGATGAAGAAATACGCGGGGGGCTGCGTCTCGTGGACGATCGCGAGGAGCGGCGCACGCTCGACGCGCTGCAGGAAGCGCAGATCGAGGCCGGCCGCCTCGCTTTCGCGCCACAGCTCGTCGGAGAAGCAGTCGCGGCCCACCGCGCCCGCGCACGCGCTCGGCGCGCCGAGCCGCGCGACCGCGCGCGCGACGTTCCAGCCCGCGCCGCCCGGGCGCGAGGTCCAGTGCGCGCCGCCGGTGCGCACCATGTCGGTGAGAATGTCGCCCGCCGATACGAATTGCGGAAATCCTGCGCTCATCGCGCGCCTCCATTGCGGCGGCGCCCGGCGCCGTCGGCCGCGTCGCCCTCGCCCCGGTGGCCGTGGTCGTCCGTGCCGCCGCCCTTGACGTCGCCGCCGCGCCCGCTGTCGTGCGCCGCGCGCGGGGGCGGGGCGCGGTCGTCGTCGCCCGCGCCGCCGCCCGCGTTCGCGCCGCGCCCGCTGTCGTCGCGCGTCGACGCGAGCGCGTGCAGCACCTCGTAGCACGCGCCCATCGTGTGATAGTCGGTCTTGCCGGCCGGGCTCTTCTCGTCGCTGTACTTGCGGTTGTCGCAGGTGAGGATCCGGTACCACGCGCCGTGGCGGTGATCGACGAAGTGCGCCCAGCTATAGCGCCAGATCTCGTCGTACCAGTCCCAGAAGCGCTCGCTGCCGGTGCGCTGCGCGAGCAGCGCGGCCGCCGCGAAGCTTTCCGCCTGCACCCAGAAGTACTTGTCGTGGTCGCACACCGTGTAGTCCGGCCCGAAGCCGTAGCAGAGGCCGCCGTGATCGCTGTCCCACGCGTGCGCGAACGCGGCGTCGAACAGCTCGATCGCGCGCGGCACGAGCCAGTCGAGCGGGCGGTGGCGCTCGAGGATCAGCAGCAGCTTCGCCCATTCGGTCTGGTGGCCGGGCTGGAAGCCCCACGGCCGGAAGATGTTCGAGCTGTCTTCCTTGTTGTATTCCCAATCGACCGACCAGTCGGCATGGAAGTGTTCCCACACGAGCCCTTGCGACAGCGCGGCCTGCCGCTGCACGATGTTCGTCGCGATCTTCTCCGCGCGATCGAGATACGTGAGGTGGCCCGTCGCCTCGTACGCAGCGAGGAGCGCCTCCGTCGCGTGCATGTTCGCGTTCTGGCCGCGGTAGCTCGACACGGTCCAGTTCGGTGTCGCGTCGTCCGCGTAGAGGCCCGCCGCGCGATCCCAGAAGCGGTGCTCCATCAGATCGAACGTATGCGCGATGAGCGGCTTCGCCTCTTCGACGCCCGCCATCGCCGCGTGCGCGGCCGCGAGCAGCACGAACGCGAGCCCGTAGCAGTGGCGCGTGCCGTCGCGCGTCGCGCGCTTCGCGCCGTCGCGCCATTCGATTTCCCAGTCGTAGCCTTCGTGCTCGGCGTCCCAGTGCGCGTCGCGCAGAAAGCGCAGCCCGT is a window of Burkholderia mallei ATCC 23344 DNA encoding:
- a CDS encoding carbohydrate kinase family protein; this encodes MSAGFPQFVSAGDILTDMVRTGGAHWTSRPGGAGWNVARAVARLGAPSACAGAVGRDCFSDELWRESEAAGLDLRFLQRVERAPLLAIVHETQPPAYFFIGENSADLAFDPQRLPDGWREHVKWAHFGCISLVREPLASTLVALAAELREAGVKISFDPNYRNLMTDSYRPTLARMAELADLIKVSDEDLRHLFAGDDEASAIARLRALNPRAALLVTRGPDTATLYAGGETIDARPPRIEVADTVGAGDATIGGLLFSLMTVPARGWRAHLSFALAAGAAACRHTGAHAPTLDEVVALVAA
- a CDS encoding AGE family epimerase/isomerase, giving the protein MTTSATPAPRPAPAAPPAAAPYVASFRDPQFLLAHVEDTLRFYAPHAFDPTGGFYHFFRDDGSVYDRTTRHLVSSCRFVFNHAMAYRHFGDARDLDYARHGLRFLRDAHWDAEHEGYDWEIEWRDGAKRATRDGTRHCYGLAFVLLAAAHAAMAGVEEAKPLIAHTFDLMEHRFWDRAAGLYADDATPNWTVSSYRGQNANMHATEALLAAYEATGHLTYLDRAEKIATNIVQRQAALSQGLVWEHFHADWSVDWEYNKEDSSNIFRPWGFQPGHQTEWAKLLLILERHRPLDWLVPRAIELFDAAFAHAWDSDHGGLCYGFGPDYTVCDHDKYFWVQAESFAAAALLAQRTGSERFWDWYDEIWRYSWAHFVDHRHGAWYRILTCDNRKYSDEKSPAGKTDYHTMGACYEVLHALASTRDDSGRGANAGGGAGDDDRAPPPRAAHDSGRGGDVKGGGTDDHGHRGEGDAADGAGRRRNGGAR